The Deltaproteobacteria bacterium DNA segment CCATCGGCCCGCTCCCGAAGGCGCTCGCCTGGACGTGCGCGGGGATCATCGCGTCCCTGAACGTGAAGCTCGTGATCGGGGAGATCGGCGGGTGGATCGCCCTTGAAGGGACGGCCGGGGCGGCCGCGCGGTACGTGGCGGTGCCGGTCGCGATCGCCGTGGGGGCCCTGCTGATCTTCGTCCTCCTCGAACCGTTCCTGTCCGCCGGCCGGAGGAAGCGGCCGCACGACGTGCACCGGCCGGAGGTCGGGGAGGTCGAGCCGGCGCGGCCGTTCCGGAAGATCGCCGCCGCGCTCGACTTCGGCGACGCGGACGCCGAGGTTCTGTCCCGCGCCGCGGGGATCGCCTCGGCCAGCCGGTGCCCCCTCCTGCTGATCCACTGCGTGGAGAGCGCCGGCGCGGTCGCGCTCGGCGAGGAGATCACGGACACCGAGAGCCGGGCGGACCTCGAGCGGCTTCGGCGGTACACGGTCGTCCTCGGGAAGCACGACATCGATGTCGATACGGAGCTCGGGTTCGGCCACCCGGTCCGCGTCATCCCGGAAATCCTGCAGCGCCACGGAGTGGACCTCCTGGTGGTCGGCGCCCACGGCCACAAGGGGTTCTCGGACTGGCTCTACGGATCGACCATCGACGAGCTGCGGCACCGGCTGAACATATCCGTCCTGGTCGCCGGCCGCGACGGCTGACCATCCTCACGGCATCAAACCGGGGACTTCGCGGGAGGGGGTGGCGGCCGTGGAACGGAGGGTCCGGACGGCGATGCTCGT contains these protein-coding regions:
- a CDS encoding divalent metal cation transporter; translation: PVLFALALICAGQSSTITGTLAGQIVMEGFVNIRLRPWLRRLVTRSLAIVPAVITIAVAGEGATGELLVFSQVLLSMQLSFAVIPLIHMVSDRKRMGAFAIGPLPKALAWTCAGIIASLNVKLVIGEIGGWIALEGTAGAAARYVAVPVAIAVGALLIFVLLEPFLSAGRRKRPHDVHRPEVGEVEPARPFRKIAAALDFGDADAEVLSRAAGIASASRCPLLLIHCVESAGAVALGEEITDTESRADLERLRRYTVVLGKHDIDVDTELGFGHPVRVIPEILQRHGVDLLVVGAHGHKGFSDWLYGSTIDELRHRLNISVLVAGRDG